Within Runella rosea, the genomic segment AAACTAACTGCCGGCTGTCGGTGAGCAAATAGGCGGCGTTGGTATCAATCTGGGTATTTTGGAAAATCGTTGCGGTCATTTTTATTCTAAAATTTCCGCCAAAAATAATGTTTCTGGTTGAAGTTATTCGCTTTATTGTCAGAATGTCATGAAAGGGAACTCTGACCAATAGGCTTAATAAGCATTGCTTTTACTTTCCAAGAGGTCCCATTTATTGCCGTATAAATCCTGAAATACTACTACCCGTCCGTATGGCTCCGACCGTGGTTCTTCCAAAAACGTTACCCCCTGTGCCTTCATATTTTCGTAGGTTTGCCAGAAGTCATCGGTGTACAAAAACAGGAAAACACGTCCTCCCGTTTGGTTTCCAATGTGTTGTTTTTGTTCGTCCGTAGCGGCTTTGGCCAAGAGTAAGCCAGCGCCTTGCGCATCAGAAGGGGCAACGATTACCCAGCGTTTTTCGGGTGTGAGCTGAATGTCTTCGAGGAGGATAAAACCTAATTTTTGGGTATAGAAGAAGATGGCTTCGTCGTAGTTGTTGACCAATAGTGTAAGGTGTCCGATTCTCATGCGTTAAATTAATTGAACTTGTTGTTCTAATACCGCAATCGTCCACGAAAAGGTTCAACGGTAAGACTGTACGAAGCTAAAAAAACTTTGCACAGTGCTCCATTTTCTAACCTTGTTTTTTAAAATCCTGACTGTCGCGCGTGTTTTTCTGCACGGCGATGGCGCCAAACATACTGAGCAAAAAAGCGAAGGCATAAAAGCCCTTTTCGCTAGGCAGCATGGTGGCATTCCAAAGCCCGACGGCCAAAAGCGTAACGGCCAAAATGGTGGAAAACCAACTGATGCCGTAGTAAATATCGGTGACGGGGACACCCTCCAAACGGTCGCGGACGCATTTTTGCACCGATACGGCGGAGAATAATCCGTACATAAGAATCGTAAAATAATACCCTTTTTCGTTAAGTAGCATTTCGGCTCTCCAAAGTCCGATGAGGTAACCTAACATTCCTGCGCCCAATGCCACCCAAGAGGCACCGATAAAAGCACTTGACGGTTTTTGATACATGGCTGTTGTCATTTTGTTTTTTCTTTACGTGAAATTCGTGGGACGAAGTTTGAAGAAAAACTTAAAATGGCCAACTAAACACCTGATTTTCTGACGTTCTACTTATTTTAAGGTCCATTCTGAAAATGCCCCTTAAAATGCAGTTGTCTCAAACGGTAAGTCCGAGAGAATGAGAAGGAAGGCGGGGGGCTACGGATTTATTTTTTTTAGTACCACCGAAAGCTCGTAACTTTCTTT encodes:
- a CDS encoding VOC family protein, producing the protein MRIGHLTLLVNNYDEAIFFYTQKLGFILLEDIQLTPEKRWVIVAPSDAQGAGLLLAKAATDEQKQHIGNQTGGRVFLFLYTDDFWQTYENMKAQGVTFLEEPRSEPYGRVVVFQDLYGNKWDLLESKSNAY
- the yiaA gene encoding inner membrane protein YiaA → MYQKPSSAFIGASWVALGAGMLGYLIGLWRAEMLLNEKGYYFTILMYGLFSAVSVQKCVRDRLEGVPVTDIYYGISWFSTILAVTLLAVGLWNATMLPSEKGFYAFAFLLSMFGAIAVQKNTRDSQDFKKQG